Part of the Lolium rigidum isolate FL_2022 chromosome 6, APGP_CSIRO_Lrig_0.1, whole genome shotgun sequence genome, AAACTAGAACATAAACCCTTCATCTCACTAATAATGTGAGCACCTTCTATGCGAACTTGCACCTCCTCCCGCCAAACCCTCTCAAGGGAGAGGCAGTCAGTTTGTATAATCACCTTCGGAATACCCAGCCGAGCTGCCGCCTCAAGACCCTCCCTGGCTGCCAGGATTTCACTGACAAAAGGGTCATCGACGTGATTCTGTTTCCTGCAGCCTGCCTCCATGAGCTCACCATTGtgagctactgttcatgttgatcactacatctagtatgttcgagtttcacatgttaataGTTactgtcatgcttaatattctgaaattaatcatggaaattgtgcctaattatccaacagttgGACCGGCGACCCAGGACTTAAGCGTGGACTCACAATGCAACTAGGATGCTGAGACTTGGGACTTGGTACCGAGGTGATTTAGATTGATTTCTGCGGGAACGAGTCCAATCCAGTCGGCCTCATCCTCGGCATGATCTTGGATGAAGCTAACAAGTGGAAGACTTTAGGCGTTCTGAGAGAGGGTAGAACCGTTGTTTGTTTCGACGCGGACTTGGAGTATTTGGTTTTCATCGTCTAATTAGAAAGAGTGTCCTTTCTCGCAGTTCACAAATAAAACAATAATTTTGGATTACAACATATTTTTTCTGGCGGAGAGAAAGACGCGCTCATTCAAagaaaggaggaggagaagaaactgATGGGGATATGCATGAGAAATATGGCGCCACAGTTGAATGGCATCACCCATGTTCGAAAAAAAATCCAATTGCGTCTAGTATGCAGTTTTGAATTTAATCATTTTAAAACCAGGTATATTGTACATAAAAAATCAGTTACATGCATCCAACGTATAAAAAGCTGAACGAACTCTTCTCATCTGATCGAAAATAAACAATTCCATAAAAAATATAATGAAATTTCTAAAGGGTGAATTTCGGGGGTGATATTTTGGCTCCTGGATGCATATGCTTTCATTATTCTGAAATGCATCTTTGATACATTTTAAAATGCATGTCAAAAAGTTCAAAATGAAGATTTTTCACGTGTACATCATAACATGCTATGTGCGAACAAAGTCATTGCATGGAAAATCAACTTGGTGTTTTGATTGtgcaaaaagacaaaatttagtgTTGAAAATAAGATTTTTTGTGAAACATGTTTTGTTTCACATCTATGACAAAAAAGTATTATTTTTTCGCAAAGCTGTGTGAACACACATAAATTGTCGAGATGATATGAGAATGGAAAACTGGAAGATTTTCTGCATCGGTGGATGAAGAATCACGAACATAAGAATTTCTGGTTTAGCATGTTCCCAGAAAGAAGATACTTTTTTTCCATTCGAGAAACGAGGAGCACGGGTCCGCACAATCGGGCAGTGTCCCTTGCTCGGTGCCCGCTGGCCCTTTTTCAGTAACTATATGCGATTTTTTCTTAGAATTAATTTTTTTAACAATTAAATACTCCGTATGCTTTTAGGTGGAGCGAGTGAGAGCCAAATTTATAAACCTCAACTTAACTCATTCGAATAGAAGGAGGATTTTGGTGAGGTGTAAACGGTAAGGTAAGCCACAAGGCCCATTCTACATGATCATGAAGATGAACAGTAGATAGGGTTTTAGTTTAtacacttgtaattttcctttttattcttttgATTCCATTCTGGTTTAATTTATTGTAATATATatggaatattgtaaatgacaatgtatattgtgtgataatcaataaagcttaaGTTTCTCTATATTGAGCTTTATATTATATTTCTTTTgtcttttatttctatttgtatgAATATCATATTATGGTTTGAGTTATATAATATTTTATTCAATTTGAattgtttgagtttgaatttgaattcaaactcatTTCTTTTCTCAAGTGTCATTTCCAATCTAAATGATGACCATCTACTATGAAAAACCCTAAATGCAAAGAGGTcatgtccaagtttatcgcactctcgaaaccctaaaccctagatggtgtcgagagagaaacttgatcCCCCTTAGGTGTGTTATGCAATAAAGCGTGAAATTTACCCAGATTTTATGATGAGATGCACATCCCTTTCCTAAATCTACCCCGCAACTGTCTGgaatcttgggatgttacaccggcggcggtggcggcgcccaccgCTGGTGGGCAGGGAGGCGCATCATGGAGGTTTCtcacgggaggaggtgggagatcgGCTCGGGGGCGCAGGGCGGCACAACTGCTCCATGGCCGACGCTTGAGGTCTCTGGCGGGAggcgtcgaggaggaggaggggtgagGCGCCCGTGGCGGCGCCCTGACCCGCGAGATCTGGTGGATGGCTGCTGCCCGATCCGGTGATCGTGGGGTTAGTCCGGTCCTGCATTGGATCCccttttcttcctcttcttcctttacTGCATCGGAGTCGACCAGCGGTGTGGGGACCTACTAGTCTTGTGAATAATGGCGGTGGTCCTAAGACTTCTTATCGCGCTAAGATGCTGATTTGCCTGTGCATGTCCTCATCGATCCGGCGGATGAGTcgtgttcggaaggctccgccgacgcTCCATTGGGCGAATCAAGCCCGGAGATTGCCGGATCGGGTGGAATTTGGTCGTGCGCACTCATGTTTTTTCTCgcagtttggtttcagagggagcgcttcgaagctctgctggcggtTATTATCATGAAACACGTTCTCGTTCCGTGGTGCAGGCGGAGAATGATATGGAAGCCGAGATCTGAGGTCTTGCAACGGTGACTTGAGTCTTGGTGCCGATGAGGATTCGGCTTGGTGATCTGTGACTTGGAGCAGTGGCATGCGAGAGGGGCGACGGTACAGGAGACGTTCAAAGTCTTAATTTCATGGTAAAAATCTaagatctggccttaattggttgtgcctagcaatgtccttgttgaaggcattgttttgagagtgaggacttttcttcagagtgaaaacctaagatttaTGATCGGACGACGACAACGCTTGTGCAttgttaccttcttggaggcgtcgcttttggaaaagctgaaattatggtgttgttttggtggtgttaGTCTTGCTGTTTTAAACGATTAGatctctgtagcgggacttttcttttgtggtaatcttctttctttttggggttgtgtgcatccgtaatgctgCTAGGCCAGTGCGTTGTTGCCGACgctggtgtaattggtatctctgtgATATTAATATGTGCTCTTTGTCAGAAAAAAAAGAGCCAAAAGACGCCCGTAATGGTTATCTGAGAAGACAAAGATGGATAGACTATAGCTAGGATtcctttttctttatttgttttgttcgaatttcaaatcAAAACGGAGGGTGACAGAAATACCCAAACCCATGCGTGTAAGTATAAAAATATTCCCAGAAAATTAAATGTATTGTAAGTAGGAAAATCTAGTCGTCGGATTTACAAGTTCTAACCTAAATATTCGAAAAAATTGTAATTGAAGTTTTAATAGTTTTAGTTGAGACATGCCTATCTAGAACGACATCTACGTACTATTTGTGACATAGATCGAGTGACCATGTAGCCGTAGGAGATTATTCACTCCATATGGTTACATGTTTCTTTCGAAATAAAAGCAGAGTTATTTGTAGTAATTCTGTAACGCCATAGTAGGAGTACCTCTGAAAGCTGCGTATCCCCTGTAAATTACCATGCGTTGCAAATACGCTATACACAATTGAATAAATTTCCGCCATAGAATTGGTGTATGGTTGGGACGGTGAACTTTGGTTCAGGATCAACAGATCAGCTTGTTGGACCTCATTACAAACAGCAAAACAAATGGCCTAATTACTTGCTGCATCGATGAGTACTTGGAGAAGGGGCAGCGGTTACCGGGTTGACGGTGGGTAGAGTAGATTTTtttataaaggaaatatattaatatcgaaataTACCGATTGCacatagcctctgcaacaacacaccTTATTAGTAAtacagatgcacacaactaaggaaggaaaagaaaactGGTAGTTGGGCAGAATAGACGCAGCACGGTGGatatcgtttcaaaaaaaaaaaaatgcagctGTGTCGGCACCAAAGCTGGTAGTTGGGCAGTCCTAGGTAGCACTAGGAACGTCCTAGCTAGTCCTATGTAGCCAAATGTTGACTGTCTTAACCATTCTATAGCAATCTGGCTGTATAAATACCTCGTGCTCGCTCGTCACTCCAAGACATCATCCGCTGCAACAGCCATGGCTTCCACCAACGTGTCTAGCGCCGGGACAGGCAGAGCCCCCGTGGATGCCCCAGCGCCAGCGGGACTAGGCTCCTCCAAGGCCTCCTCGTCAGCGCTTCGGCTCATCCAGCACAAGAGGGAGGCATTGTGGTTCTACCGCTTCATCTCCATCGGCTATGACCACGTCTTCAACCCGGGCCAGTATACCGAGGACATGCGCGACGTTGCCATGGACGAGCACGCCGACCTCCGCAGGCCGAACCTCAAGGTCGTTGACGTCGGCGGTGGCACAGGGTTCACCACGCTGGGCATCGTCAGGCACGTCGACCCGGAGAACGTCACGCTGATCGACCAGTCGCCGCACCAGCTCGACAAGGCCAGGCAGAAGAAGGCCCTCAAGGGCGTCAAAATTATGGAGGGCGACGCCGAGGACCTTCCCTTCCCGGCTGACACGTTCGACCGCTACGTCTCCGCTGGCAGGCTTGTTCCTCCCTCTTCCGGTTTATATAAGGCCGAAACTGTTTGTTGCACTTGCACGTACCACAGTGCTCTCGTTTTTTCGAAAAATGGAAAACGCATATGGGTATCAAAACGTTCCGGAAAAATATATACAATTACACATACACATATAGTACTTGTGCCACAAGTTCCGCTAGAAAGTACGCTATATTCTGGGCTagtcaaaaaagacaaattttaggTGTAAAATAAGCCAAAATTTTAGTTTTGTCCTGCAGCCCAACCTAAACTTTGCAAAGGTATACAAAACATTGGTATGTAATTTTGAGAATACATACCAAAACATTGGTATGTATTCCCAAATTGATTTTAAAAAAATCTAGCGCTAGTGTTCCTGTTGCCAAACATGCACATATTTATAAATACCAGTTATACCAACAGAATATGATTGATAAGTCACACCAATATATCATTGATTTCATATCCTAAAGAACATGTAACTCATATTTCGTTGTTAAAACCAATGTTCAAAATAGTGGGCTATGCTCCTTAGAGGTGGCATTTGCCAGACGCTAAAGAAGCCATAACATGGTTATAGTGTAGCATCTTCCAAAAATTTAGACATCATATATCCATAATATCAAAAGAATATTGCAAAAAATTCAACAATTCAGTTATAGAAATGTGTACCGAAGAACCATGATGATTGTAGCTATAAAAGAAGCCCATAAGTGCATATCAATAGTGGTAGTAGCAGTATCTCCTCTTCGATGAGTTGTTTCTTATGTTGATTCCATGATTGAGAATCATTTGCTTTTGGTCTGGCCTCCACTCCAGCATCGAGTATTGGCCCGATCCACAGCGGGGGATCAAGGAAGCCTACAGGGTATTGAGTACTGGTGGCCTAGCTTGCATCATTGGCCCTGTACGCCCAACATTTTGGTTATCCCGCTTCTTCGCTGATATGTGGATGTTGTTTCCTACGGAACAAGAGTATATTGAATGGTTCGAGAGAGCAGGGTTCAAGGATGTTGAACTCAAGAGAATTGGGCCAAAATGGTATCGTGGTGTTCGTAGGCATGGCCTGGTCATAGGATGCTCTGTCACCGGTATCAAGACAGAAAGCGGAGACTCCCCTTTACAGGTACACTTTTTTTTGAAGGTTCCACTGCAGATGCATTCTCTCAAAGAAAATTCAAATGTTCATCTCTCCCTACACATTTGGATGTTTTGTTCAATGGGCTTATTTACCATGGGTTACCGAAACGTGTTCATTTCCACTTGCATGTCTTTGCTAATTAATGGTTGTAGCTACTTTGTTTCTTATACCAACATAGGAAGACCTGAGCAATTTGTTCTTTAACTTTTTTTAACCTCACATCTTGTCACTTCCCATTATGTCCTACATATAAACAAATATATTAAGTAGCAATGGTAAAGGAAGAGTATCATATACTATATGGAAATAATAGGCAGCTTTCAACATTTCCTCCCTGCAGCTTGGTCCAAAGGCCGAGGACATCAGCAAGCATGGAAATCCTATCCTTGTCTTCGTCCGCTTCCTCATAGGGACGATATGtgctacctacttctttctggtGCCTATTTACATGTGGATAAAGGACAAGATTGTGCCCCGTGGCATGCCGATCTAAGGAAGGGGAATAGAGCCGCCAGAAGGAGAGAAGAGTCTATGTCCGACTTAGCCTCCTCTATGCTAGGCACTCTTAATAccttttatatttcatgttgtgtaTTTATGGATGTAATATACACCGAATTTTCCTAGAAGGGAAATCTCCGTATTTTTCATTATCTATTGGGCTTGTAGTCCAAGAAGGTGGCCAATTGCTTTAACCCCACAAGAAGGCCATCTCTATAAATAAAAGGGTGGTTCTATTTATTACAGGAAAAAAACGTGTTGCGGTGTTGCATTACACAACATCCTCCCAAACTCTCTCGACACATGCATGCAAACAAATCGACACAAAGTGTGTAAATGCAACATACAAGTAAAAATCTTGTGTCTCTCTCCAACCATTAACCTGATTCATGGTGTTGCAAAAACAATGAAATTAGACCCCAACATTGGCATATTTTGATAACTTTGCTCGTCCCTAATTGAATTTCAGTCACTACTTGTCAGATTACATGCATGTTAGATAACTTACCACTTAACATGCCACTATCCACTCATTTAAGACTTGCATGATACTTACTTTATGGTGCGTTATTATCTTATACTAACTTTATGGAATATTAATTATCATCTTTAGTTGATCGTAATGCTTGAACATCACTCACTAGATTTGCGTACCATAGCAATGTCTAAAACCACATAAATTATACACTGAATGTGTAATCATTTCAGGTTGCGCGACCTCTATAGTTGTTATGAAGGCATCAGAGTTCTACGGAGTATCGATTGTTTATAATGGTAACTCTATCTAGAAAAAAAATCTGAATGCAACGACAACATCTTTGATCATGTTGTTGAAACATTAGACCTGTTTATGGTGGCCTATATAGGATTTCAGAATGTgactaaatctcaaagcccaaaaTGGGTGGCAGCCCAAAAGTATTCTAGCCCATGTCACTGGTTGCAcatgagtggcaagaggtgggtgcTAAGTTTAGTTACACGTCAAAGATGGGAGGAAGTTACACCACCTTATAAAGTAAGTTGTTTCACCAATTGATAAGAGAGTGGGAAGAGGAATTGTACACGCGTACTCCTCCTCCGCTGCCACTCGCTCGTCTCATCACGACGCGCACACCGCGCTCATATTTCATGGATCGATCCTCGATCCTTCCTGTTCCGGGAAATCGAGTTCGAACATGTCATATTTCATGAAGGCGGGATTGGGCGATTATCTAaagaaggttcaagtctccgcgatgttgaggaatttgcttggtgttctgggattcccagcagtggtatgaaagtgaggGTGGCAGCACATGCGAAGTTCACAGtcctatctttcagggtgaaaacctaaggtctggccttaactggttgtgcctggcaatgaccttgttggaggcattgttttgagagcggggactatcttcagggtgaaaacctaaagatctttgatcgggcggcgacggcgctggtgcactgttcccttcttggaggtgtcgcttttggagaatctgtatttcaggtgttgtctagggGTGGATGTATTATTGTTGCTAGGCTTGAGATACTATACCGggacttttctttcttagtttCCTTTTATCTTTTTTGGTTGTTTGCATCTGTACTACCATTAGggtgttgtgttgttgcagaagctgggtgtaattggtatattttgatattaatatatttcctttacttAAAAAAATGTGGCACTGGTACATAATAGCCTATTGGTAGTGTACCATCCACCCTTTGCCAGCGGACGGAGGTACACCTCTAAGCTATTCTGTACCGATGCTACACACACCTTTTAACCGGCGCGAGTTGTCCTCACTCCGGGTACTGCAGCTACAGTGTAGTGCTACTGACACATTGCCCTTTTGTTTCCATCGGCCTACGATCATCCGGTGTTTTCATACATACTACTTCCTTTTTTCATCGCTTTAGGATTACTTACGGAACTCGAAAAAAACTACATCGTGACAGTACTTTTAGCTTTTAGCCCACTTTTCATGAACCTTCGAACAATTACGGGACAGGATGCAGTAGACCGTCATAAACTGTTCTAAAAAATAGAAGATCATTAAAAATAACTATGGGGGTTTGAGTACTAAAAAATAGATCAATGGGGTATGTCACTATTAGGCTCCACAAGAGAGACGAGACCCTTTCAGATCAACAGAGCAGGACTGTAAAGTGTAAACATGTACATGCATGGAGTCATGGTGAAGATGGCAAACTTAACAGGGGTGATAAAAAAATCATACAGTACAATACTTGTGACAAATTCTATATTCGGTGCTACTATTTACTACTTCAAGACATACAGCTCTGGCAATCCTCCCCGCCACCCAATGAACCGGCAAATAAAGATCTGACAATTTGTGGACGAGTTGATATGCATGTAGCGTCAAAAAAAAATTGCGCCCTCCAAAATGTGGAAAACCTTTGCATAATGAAATAATGAATAATATACAAGACAAATTTATTGTAAACATTGAAGTTTAATACATATATCAAACGTGCACGATTACAATACAAATATTTCAAAACATGAAAAGAGTCTTACATGATAGAATATAGCATAAATAGAAAATTACATCATTTCTTCAATCTACGGTTTCGCATTGCCATGAAACTTTCAACAATGGCATCATCACTTACATTAATGAACACCCCTCGCTCGATAAATGTCACTAAGCAATGGTTCAAGAGGTCAACACCCATAATATTTATCAACTTGTTTTTCACTAGACTCATTGCGGAAAATACTATTTCAACATTCGTCATCGCCACCGGTAGGAGAAATATCAATTTGAGAAGCATGTAAACTAAATCATAAACAACGTGTTAGTTTTTGTTTCAACAAGCTTAAGAGAGAGCTCACCAAGATGATTGACACATTTGAACCTATCATATTTTCTCATGTCATCAATAAAGATCTCAAGTTAGGGTTCAAGTCTTAACAAATCCATGCTTGATAtgtcagggtacttctcgccctgagagtgaagtcgtggGATCCCACAAATCCGCGGGTTCCTCTGAAAGAGAGACTGaatcggaggcttccgagtcagCGCATTCTCTCCCTTCCGTTGTTTCTCCTCGAAGCAAAAGGAAAAGGGGTGATGtcgaagactccggcacctccaaagccggccaATCTCCTGTCGAAGAAACTGttcttgaggaggaggaggccttcaACCCTTACGAGGAGGCCCTTGTTAGCTCGTAAGCTACCCTGCCTTGTTTCTTTTTGCATACTACTTGTGCATTTTCTCATACTATTTTTGTGGAtagtgacgaagaagaagaagaacctgctCCCAATGTTACTGCTCCCACGAGCACGTCACAGACTCTGGTTCTGTCGGAAACTCGTCGCCCAGCAGAAGAAacttcacctcctcaacaacgtcTGGAAGCATCGACTCTGCCCACCAgccccgagccccctcgccgAAGAGGGTGAGGGTTGAACTGGGCACAGAAACGAACCTCTTGGCTGGGAGCTCGACGACTCCTTCTTTGGATGACGTAAGTATCCTTGCCACTTTTTTGTCATCGGTCGAGGTtcatgtttttgaaattttctcttttttgttctccgacagcctcttatgAAGCAACTCATCAGCcttggtactcaatttattgggtaccgagacTCTGTTGAAGGCTTAAAAGGTACACTTTTATATTGTCTTTATTCTTCACGCGATGTTCAGTCTTGATGTATATCATAACGCGTCTGCCACGTTCCCTTCGCCGGAGGCTCTCGCCCAAGCTAACAAGCGAGCCGATGATTTCTCCAACCAGCTTGAAAATGCTCGTGAGAAGGCCGAATAAGATGTTTCCTCTGTTGGAGATCTTCGGAAGAGACTTCATCAGGCTGAGATAGCCTTAAACGAGAATATATCTCAACAGACTGCTCGCGAGGAAAGTGTCATTGGCCACGTGAAGTCGCAAAATCGGCGCTTTGTTAGTAAGTTTAACTAATCCCTTTCTTTGGATCCCTATTAAGATCAGTTCTTCCTGTATTTTTTGATCACCCAAAACTTTGTTTCAACAGGAAAAATGGTTCAGTACTTTGAACTTCAAAGGCCTGAAGGGGACCGTCTTCTCGACGccctttctctccttgaaattcatggggacCTAGCACGCCGCAGTATCGCTGATGTGCGAATTGCATTCACGCGCCTTTTTccatatttcttcccgaagaaaagcaCGCCGGAGGCCTTCTCTGAGCTTGTGAAGTGCTATAttcccgaagaagatcttgggctagctTTCCGATAGGAAAACTTGAAGATTGGCGTCGAAGGCACCATAGATTTGGTTGCCGAGAGCTAACAAAGCGTCAACTGGGCAAAGGCTGGCGAGACAAAGAAAATTGGCAAGGAGAAGTGGCAGTCTTTGATCAAGGCTACCAAACcacactcgaagaagatcctctccttccttggaTACAAGCCACCTAATCCTTCCAGTTctaccaagccggaggtcaagtcgaCCATCTTgtctctgttttcttttttcttttccttcttcttttgatgctgtcgccttaGTAAATTCTTGCGGCAGCCTTCCATTGGTTCACTAGGGACCAATTCTTGTAATGATCGTGTAAATATTCGAATGATGAATAGAATGCTATTTTGCGAAGTGATTGATGTCGGAATTTTTCTCTcgagttggtttttgacaactataccgcgaTACCTCGTTCCTCGGATGCTTTGCCCGCTTCCTCTTACTCGAGAAAAACTCCCGCTGATGATTTCGTTGAAGATTCATTGGATGTCGATCCAGTACAAGATTTGAacgaacttcgacaacag contains:
- the LOC124664641 gene encoding 2-methyl-6-phytyl-1,4-hydroquinone methyltransferase 2, chloroplastic-like; translated protein: MASTNVSSAGTGRAPVDAPAPAGLGSSKASSSALRLIQHKREALWFYRFISIGYDHVFNPGQYTEDMRDVAMDEHADLRRPNLKVVDVGGGTGFTTLGIVRHVDPENVTLIDQSPHQLDKARQKKALKGVKIMEGDAEDLPFPADTFDRYVSAGSIEYWPDPQRGIKEAYRVLSTGGLACIIGPVRPTFWLSRFFADMWMLFPTEQEYIEWFERAGFKDVELKRIGPKWYRGVRRHGLVIGCSVTGIKTESGDSPLQLGPKAEDISKHGNPILVFVRFLIGTICATYFFLVPIYMWIKDKIVPRGMPI